Proteins encoded by one window of Streptomyces sp. NBC_01571:
- a CDS encoding decarboxylase, translating into MTALGFLYPGHSAEDDYPRMEQLLGSDIRLPLIHTDIGEDAHRVDALREMGSLERLSPGVEELRLSGAEAVVWACTSGSFVYGWEGAHDQVRSLARAAGLPASSTSFGFAHAVREIGARRVAVAATYPDDVAELFADFLRKAGVEVVSVRASGIVTGAEVGTWGEAEVFALARDGDHSDADAVLLPDTALHTVAHLTALEKELGKPVLTANQVSVWEALRLADRRVNAPALGALFTREPLVQS; encoded by the coding sequence ATGACCGCACTCGGATTCCTCTACCCGGGCCACTCGGCCGAGGACGACTACCCGCGTATGGAGCAGCTCCTGGGCAGCGACATCCGGCTGCCGTTGATCCACACGGACATCGGTGAGGACGCGCACCGGGTGGACGCCCTGCGCGAGATGGGCTCCCTGGAGCGGCTCTCGCCGGGCGTCGAGGAGCTGCGGCTGTCCGGGGCCGAGGCGGTGGTCTGGGCGTGCACCAGCGGCAGTTTCGTGTACGGCTGGGAGGGCGCGCACGACCAGGTGCGCTCCCTGGCCCGTGCGGCGGGCCTGCCGGCCTCCTCGACGTCCTTCGGCTTCGCGCACGCCGTACGGGAGATCGGGGCGCGGCGGGTCGCTGTCGCCGCGACGTATCCGGACGACGTGGCCGAGCTCTTCGCGGACTTTCTCCGGAAGGCCGGGGTGGAGGTGGTCTCCGTGCGGGCGTCCGGGATCGTGACGGGGGCGGAGGTCGGGACGTGGGGTGAGGCGGAGGTGTTCGCGCTGGCGCGGGACGGGGATCATTCCGACGCCGATGCGGTGCTTCTGCCGGACACGGCTCTGCACACCGTCGCTCATCTGACGGCGCTGGAGAAGGAGCTGGGGAAGCCGGTCCTCACCGCCAATCAGGTCAGTGTCTGGGAGGCGCTTCGGCTGGCGGACCGCCGCGTCAACGCGCCGGCGCTCGGTGCCCTCTTCACCAGGGAGCCCCTGGTCCAGTCCTGA
- a CDS encoding LLM class flavin-dependent oxidoreductase encodes MDATDDTDEIRGTAQGTAPVPLSVLDLVTVGAGRTATDALRTSVAISRLAESRGFHRYWVAEHHSMPGVASSSPAVILAHLAAHTTRIRLGSGGVMLPNHAPLVIAEQFGTLEAMAPGRVDLGLGRAPGTDGATAAALRRTDHPGEGADDFPQQLAELTRFLDDDFPDGHPYGRIHAVPGPVQATSPGGVQSPHRPPIWLLGSSGFSARLAGVLGLPFAFAHHFSAQNTIPALDLYRESFRPSEVLDSPYALIGVSALATDDEKEARRQVMAAALNMVRLRTGRPGLVPTPEEAEAYTFSPMEREFITSWNANVIHGTADEVRAGLDDLRKRTGADELMITGNAHSGDVRLRSYELIADAYGLPKARPGQEAPADPGAQA; translated from the coding sequence GTGGACGCGACGGACGACACGGACGAGATCCGAGGCACCGCACAGGGCACCGCCCCCGTACCCCTCTCCGTGCTGGACCTGGTCACCGTGGGCGCCGGCCGCACCGCCACCGACGCCCTCCGCACCAGCGTCGCCATCTCCCGCCTCGCGGAATCCCGCGGCTTCCACCGCTACTGGGTCGCCGAGCACCACTCCATGCCGGGCGTGGCCTCGTCCTCGCCGGCCGTGATCCTCGCCCACCTGGCCGCCCACACCACCCGCATCCGCCTCGGCTCCGGCGGCGTCATGCTCCCGAACCACGCCCCCCTGGTCATCGCGGAGCAGTTCGGAACCCTGGAGGCCATGGCCCCGGGCCGGGTGGACCTGGGCCTCGGCCGCGCCCCCGGCACGGACGGCGCCACCGCGGCGGCCCTGCGCCGCACCGACCACCCGGGCGAAGGCGCCGACGACTTCCCCCAGCAGCTCGCGGAGCTGACCCGTTTCCTGGACGACGACTTCCCCGACGGTCACCCCTACGGCCGTATCCACGCCGTGCCCGGCCCGGTGCAGGCCACCTCGCCCGGCGGCGTCCAGTCCCCGCACCGCCCCCCGATCTGGCTCCTCGGCTCCTCCGGCTTCAGCGCCCGTCTGGCCGGTGTCCTCGGCCTCCCGTTCGCCTTCGCGCACCACTTCTCGGCGCAGAACACGATCCCGGCCCTGGACCTGTACCGCGAGTCCTTCCGGCCGAGCGAGGTACTGGACTCCCCGTACGCCCTGATCGGTGTCTCCGCCCTCGCCACGGACGACGAGAAGGAGGCCCGCCGTCAGGTGATGGCCGCCGCGCTGAACATGGTGCGCCTGCGCACCGGACGCCCCGGCCTGGTCCCGACCCCGGAGGAGGCGGAGGCGTACACCTTCTCGCCGATGGAGCGGGAGTTCATCACCTCCTGGAACGCCAACGTCATCCACGGCACCGCCGACGAGGTCCGCGCCGGTCTCGACGACCTCCGGAAGCGCACCGGCGCCGACGAGCTGATGATCACGGGCAACGCCCACAGCGGCGACGTACGCCTGCGCTCGTACGAACTGATCGCGGACGCCTACGGGCTGCCGAAGGCCCGGCCCGGCCAGGAGGCCCCGGCGGACCCGGGCGCTCAGGCCTGA
- a CDS encoding aspartate/glutamate racemase family protein translates to MDVSLDISFLGGPRPQRGVGVVAPFDFALDRELWRWVPDDVSLHVTRTPFVPVEVSLDLARLVSEHETLGDAVRALNAVGPEVVAYACTSGSFVGGVAGEQAMCEAMRRAGEVVSLTTSGALLEALAELGARRIALVTPYTVSVTQSLEEYLAEAGAEVTGRAFMGLTRHIWKVPYRDVVDMAHRAVRNGPADALFISCTNLPTYDVIARLETELDIPVISANQVTMWAALRHLGTRAVGPRQRLVRGHLPRPSGSGGQSAHRAPVLPEEQEGWT, encoded by the coding sequence ATGGACGTCTCCCTGGACATCTCGTTTCTGGGCGGTCCCCGCCCGCAGCGTGGGGTGGGCGTCGTCGCCCCCTTCGACTTCGCCCTCGACCGGGAACTGTGGCGCTGGGTCCCGGACGACGTCTCCCTGCACGTCACGCGCACCCCGTTCGTGCCGGTCGAGGTCAGCCTGGACCTGGCCCGCCTGGTCTCCGAGCACGAGACGCTCGGCGATGCGGTCCGGGCGCTGAACGCCGTCGGGCCCGAGGTCGTGGCGTACGCGTGCACCTCGGGCAGTTTCGTGGGCGGGGTCGCGGGCGAGCAGGCGATGTGCGAGGCCATGAGGCGGGCGGGCGAGGTGGTCTCGCTGACCACGTCCGGGGCGCTGCTGGAGGCCCTGGCCGAGCTGGGCGCACGCCGGATCGCCCTGGTGACGCCGTACACGGTCTCGGTCACCCAGTCCCTGGAGGAGTACCTCGCCGAGGCGGGCGCGGAGGTCACCGGGCGTGCCTTCATGGGCCTGACCAGGCATATTTGGAAGGTGCCCTACCGCGACGTGGTCGACATGGCCCACCGCGCCGTCCGGAACGGCCCGGCGGACGCGCTCTTCATCAGCTGCACCAATCTGCCGACGTACGACGTCATCGCCCGGCTGGAGACGGAACTGGACATCCCGGTCATCTCGGCCAACCAGGTGACGATGTGGGCCGCGCTGCGTCATCTGGGTACCCGGGCAGTGGGCCCGCGTCAGCGGCTGGTCCGGGGACACCTTCCCCGCCCCTCGGGTTCCGGGGGACAGTCCGCGCACCGGGCTCCTGTACTGCCGGAAGAACAGGAAGGCTGGACATGA